From Methylobacterium radiodurans, a single genomic window includes:
- a CDS encoding sensor histidine kinase has product MFRAAFARADVGLAVLDETGARLRAANPALCALLGYPAGMLAGRPLADLLAPGETPGDGIRFWRRADGAALDVRVRRNGPVLTVEAVDPDAAAHSEENREALAAAGLGEWRWVRASGRVILSRRAAQILGQPAGTAPTWDTLRQAMPEEAMERLAAAVRTSLAEGAPYAFEGPLRRIDDGRTVVVATRGQPIRGPDGAVTGIAGVLQDITTRVQARDELVARDHRLRAATSIARLGIFEWHMLEDQALWENERMFEIFGRTPEDGTIGKSEFLDDILHPDDRDRVRSAISRALREDDILHVTGRVRRKSDGAWRTIDMAGRFERDAPNRLPRRLIGVVADVTDRRTAEERQTLLIRELHHRVKNTLATVQAIVGSTARTASSIESFYEAFVGRIKSLAHTHTVLTEDTWQTASLRDLLANELKPYAEEDGAAGAADERVVLLGPDLDLPSEMAVPVGMAIHELTTNAAKYGALSNRRGRVTVTWSLEPGEAAGILHFRWRESGGPPVQPPRRQGFGSRLLQRVLTAQVQAEVVTDYAPEGFSLTMRAPLPVRNRTLNPLAG; this is encoded by the coding sequence ATGTTTCGCGCCGCCTTCGCGCGGGCGGATGTCGGCCTTGCCGTTCTGGACGAGACCGGAGCGCGGCTGCGCGCGGCGAACCCCGCCCTCTGCGCGCTCCTGGGCTACCCTGCGGGCATGCTCGCCGGGCGCCCGCTCGCCGACCTCCTCGCGCCCGGTGAGACGCCCGGCGACGGCATCCGCTTCTGGCGCCGGGCCGACGGCGCCGCGCTCGACGTCCGGGTACGCCGGAACGGGCCGGTCCTCACCGTCGAGGCGGTCGATCCCGACGCGGCGGCCCATTCCGAGGAGAACCGCGAGGCGCTCGCCGCCGCGGGCCTCGGCGAGTGGCGCTGGGTGCGGGCGAGCGGCCGGGTGATCCTGTCGCGGCGCGCGGCACAGATCCTTGGCCAACCGGCCGGCACCGCGCCGACCTGGGACACGCTGCGGCAGGCCATGCCCGAGGAGGCGATGGAGCGGCTCGCGGCGGCCGTCCGCACCAGCCTGGCGGAGGGCGCACCCTACGCCTTCGAGGGGCCCCTGCGCCGGATCGACGATGGGCGGACGGTGGTCGTGGCCACCCGCGGCCAGCCGATCCGCGGCCCGGACGGGGCAGTCACCGGCATCGCGGGCGTGCTGCAGGACATCACCACCCGGGTCCAGGCCCGGGACGAGCTGGTGGCCCGCGACCACCGGTTGCGCGCCGCGACCTCGATCGCCCGGCTCGGCATCTTCGAGTGGCACATGCTCGAGGACCAGGCGCTCTGGGAGAATGAGCGGATGTTCGAGATCTTCGGGCGCACGCCCGAGGATGGGACCATCGGCAAGTCCGAGTTCCTCGACGACATCCTCCATCCCGACGATCGCGACCGGGTGCGCAGCGCGATCTCGCGGGCGCTGCGGGAGGACGACATCCTGCACGTCACGGGCCGCGTCCGGCGCAAGAGCGACGGGGCGTGGCGCACCATCGACATGGCCGGGCGCTTCGAGCGCGACGCGCCGAACCGCCTGCCGCGCCGCCTGATCGGCGTGGTGGCCGACGTCACCGACCGGCGCACCGCGGAGGAGCGCCAGACGCTGCTGATCCGCGAGCTGCACCATCGGGTGAAGAACACGCTGGCGACCGTGCAGGCGATCGTCGGCTCGACGGCGCGCACCGCCTCCAGCATCGAGAGCTTCTACGAGGCCTTCGTCGGCCGCATCAAATCCCTCGCGCACACCCACACGGTCCTCACCGAGGACACCTGGCAGACCGCGAGCCTGCGCGACCTCCTGGCCAACGAGCTGAAGCCCTACGCCGAGGAGGACGGCGCGGCCGGCGCGGCGGACGAGCGCGTCGTCCTCCTCGGTCCCGATCTCGACCTGCCCTCCGAGATGGCGGTGCCGGTCGGCATGGCGATCCACGAGCTGACCACCAACGCGGCGAAGTACGGCGCGCTCTCCAACCGCCGCGGCCGGGTCACGGTGACGTGGTCGCTGGAGCCGGGCGAGGCGGCCGGCATCCTGCACTTCCGCTGGCGCGAGAGCGGCGGGCCGCCGGTGCAACCGCCCCGCCGCCAAGGCTTCGGCTCGCGCCTGCTGCAGCGGGTGCTGACCGCCCAGGTCCAGGCCGAGGTCGTGACCGACTACGCCCCGGAGGGCTTCTCGCTCACCATGCGGGCTCCGCTGCCGGTCCGGAACCGGACGCTCAACCCGCTGGCCGGATAG
- the trmB gene encoding tRNA (guanine(46)-N(7))-methyltransferase TrmB — MDGRDQLPPEPEGDHDAEGAPERAFFGRRKGKRLREGQERRLAELLPALRVTVPPDGALDPATLFPAVPDLREVWLEIGFGGGEHLAAQAAAHPDVGIIGAEPFVNGVVKLLRAVDEQGLRNVRVRDEDVTALIARLPDACLARVYLLYPDPWPKRRQRKRRFVSEGSLAEIARVLRDGGVFRFASDIDDYAGWTLARAARCPDLAWTAASADDWRQPFPGWPGTRYEAKAIAAGRRPTYLEFARRPRG; from the coding sequence ATGGACGGGAGGGATCAGCTCCCTCCCGAGCCGGAGGGCGACCACGACGCGGAAGGGGCGCCCGAGCGCGCCTTCTTCGGCCGCCGCAAGGGCAAGCGCCTGCGCGAGGGCCAGGAGCGCCGGCTCGCCGAGCTTCTGCCCGCGCTGCGGGTCACGGTGCCCCCTGACGGCGCGCTCGACCCCGCGACGCTCTTCCCCGCGGTCCCCGACCTTCGTGAGGTCTGGCTGGAGATCGGCTTCGGCGGGGGCGAGCACCTCGCGGCCCAGGCCGCCGCCCACCCGGATGTCGGCATCATCGGGGCCGAGCCCTTCGTCAACGGCGTGGTCAAGCTGCTGCGCGCGGTGGACGAGCAGGGACTGCGCAACGTGCGCGTGCGCGACGAGGACGTCACCGCGCTGATCGCCCGGCTGCCCGACGCGTGCCTCGCCCGGGTCTACCTGCTGTACCCAGATCCCTGGCCGAAGCGCCGCCAGCGCAAACGCCGCTTCGTCTCGGAGGGCTCGCTCGCCGAGATCGCCCGCGTCCTCAGGGACGGCGGCGTGTTCCGCTTCGCCAGCGACATCGACGATTATGCCGGCTGGACCCTGGCGCGGGCCGCCCGCTGCCCGGACCTCGCCTGGACGGCGGCCTCGGCAGACGACTGGCGGCAGCCCTTCCCGGGCTGGCCCGGCACCCGCTACGAGGCCAAGGCGATCGCGGCCGGCCGCCGGCCCACCTACCTGGAATTCGCCCGCCGCCCGCGCGGCTGA
- the metK gene encoding methionine adenosyltransferase, which translates to MPRSDYLFTSESVSEGHPDKVCDRISDTVVDAYLSAMPEARLGVETLATTNRIVIAGEVRGPDSVTFKDLEELTREAVRDIGYEQSGFHWKNNDVAIHLHAQSADIAQGVDAAGNKDEGAGDQGIMFGYAADETPELMPAPIFYAHKILKDLADARKAKDGDAAKLGPDAKSQVTVRYADGKPVEITQIVLSTQHLDESLDSADVRAIVEPYILKALPEGWVNEGTVWHVNPTGKFVIGGPDGDAGLTGRKIIVDTYGGAAPHGGGAFSGKDPTKVDRSAAYAARYLAKNVVAAGLARRATIQLAYAIGVSKPLSIYVDLHGTGTVDEAKLEAVLMDALDLSPRGIRTALQLNKPIYARTSAYGHFGRAPEADGGFSWERTDLAAKLKSAF; encoded by the coding sequence ATGCCGCGCTCAGACTACCTGTTCACCAGCGAGTCCGTCTCCGAGGGTCACCCGGACAAGGTCTGCGACCGGATCTCCGACACGGTGGTCGATGCCTACCTCTCGGCGATGCCCGAGGCCCGCCTCGGCGTCGAGACGCTGGCCACCACCAACCGCATCGTCATCGCGGGCGAGGTGCGCGGCCCCGACTCGGTGACGTTCAAGGACCTCGAGGAGCTGACCCGCGAGGCCGTGCGGGACATCGGCTACGAGCAGTCCGGCTTCCACTGGAAGAACAACGACGTCGCCATCCACCTGCACGCGCAGTCGGCCGACATCGCGCAGGGCGTGGACGCCGCCGGCAACAAGGACGAGGGCGCGGGCGACCAGGGCATCATGTTCGGCTACGCCGCCGACGAGACCCCGGAGCTGATGCCCGCCCCGATCTTCTACGCCCACAAGATCCTCAAGGACCTTGCCGACGCCCGCAAGGCCAAGGACGGCGACGCGGCCAAGCTCGGCCCGGACGCCAAGAGCCAGGTCACGGTGCGCTACGCCGACGGCAAGCCCGTCGAGATCACCCAGATCGTCCTGTCCACGCAGCACCTCGACGAGTCGCTCGACTCGGCCGACGTGCGCGCGATCGTGGAGCCCTACATCCTGAAGGCGCTGCCGGAGGGCTGGGTCAACGAGGGCACCGTCTGGCACGTCAACCCGACCGGCAAATTCGTGATCGGCGGCCCGGACGGCGACGCGGGCCTCACCGGCCGCAAGATCATCGTGGACACCTACGGCGGCGCGGCGCCCCACGGCGGCGGCGCCTTCTCGGGCAAGGACCCGACGAAGGTCGACCGCTCGGCGGCCTACGCGGCCCGCTACCTCGCCAAGAACGTGGTGGCGGCCGGCCTCGCGCGCCGCGCCACGATCCAGCTCGCCTACGCGATCGGCGTGTCGAAGCCGCTCTCGATCTACGTCGACCTGCACGGCACCGGCACCGTGGACGAGGCGAAGCTCGAGGCGGTTCTGATGGACGCCCTCGACCTCTCGCCCCGCGGCATCCGCACGGCGCTCCAGCTCAACAAGCCGATCTACGCCCGCACCTCCGCCTACGGCCATTTCGGCCGGGCGCCGGAGGCCGACGGCGGCTTCTCCTGGGAGCGCACCGACCTCGCCGCCAAGCTGAAGTCGGCCTTCTGA
- a CDS encoding helix-turn-helix domain-containing protein → MAGQKTDQRDVYVGQRIAEQRRKASLTQRRVAESFGMSAAQLQKYEKGTNRISAIHLDIFSRMTGVPLEYFFQGAPRLDDIAQTGFGEGRQHSYQAEGELQNLAEAVAQRMTEHLPESVRKDLAAAAQVFSRKLGA, encoded by the coding sequence ATGGCAGGCCAGAAGACCGATCAGCGCGATGTCTATGTCGGGCAGCGCATCGCCGAGCAGCGGCGCAAGGCTTCTCTGACGCAGAGGCGCGTGGCCGAGAGCTTCGGCATGTCGGCGGCGCAGCTGCAGAAGTACGAGAAGGGCACGAATCGCATCAGCGCGATCCATCTCGACATCTTCTCGCGCATGACCGGTGTCCCGCTGGAATATTTCTTCCAGGGCGCCCCCCGGCTCGACGACATCGCGCAGACTGGGTTCGGCGAGGGGCGGCAGCATTCCTATCAGGCGGAGGGCGAGCTTCAGAACTTGGCCGAGGCGGTGGCGCAGCGCATGACCGAGCACCTGCCCGAATCGGTCCGCAAGGATTTAGCGGCAGCCGCCCAGGTCTTCAGCCGCAAGCTGGGCGCCTGA
- a CDS encoding pentapeptide repeat-containing protein: protein MRILRLACAAASVLLAVPLSRGHGPAAAAESVASCRAGPAWTDRIAEVGPRGEIRLASGARVLLDSLHWPAEPVAGAARSWLEARRGRDLTVVPRGTPDRWGRQRADIVSDIVPDGLPEGTEPDLAGGLAAAGLAAIDPGEADALCRPALLRVEAGARARRLGLWQVPLPEARDAAALRALEGRFVVVEGVVRHVGERSARTYLDFVRRGEDGLTVTVSKRTWRRVLEHGLSAAGLTGRRVRVRGILEIRRGPVIDVTVPELVEPLDGTEDGRRGADSGHAEGRGTGRDR, encoded by the coding sequence GTGCGGATCCTCCGGCTCGCGTGCGCCGCCGCATCCGTTCTGCTCGCCGTGCCGCTATCCCGCGGCCATGGCCCGGCCGCTGCGGCCGAGAGCGTGGCCTCGTGCCGGGCGGGTCCGGCCTGGACGGACCGAATCGCCGAGGTCGGTCCGCGCGGCGAGATCCGCCTCGCCTCCGGCGCCCGGGTTCTCCTCGATTCGCTGCACTGGCCGGCGGAACCCGTGGCGGGCGCGGCGCGGTCCTGGCTGGAGGCGCGCCGCGGGCGGGACCTCACCGTCGTCCCGCGCGGGACGCCCGACAGGTGGGGGCGCCAGCGCGCCGACATCGTTTCCGACATCGTTCCCGACGGCCTGCCGGAGGGCACCGAACCCGATCTCGCGGGCGGCCTCGCCGCCGCCGGGCTCGCGGCGATCGATCCGGGCGAGGCCGACGCGCTCTGCCGCCCGGCGCTGCTGCGGGTCGAGGCCGGTGCCCGCGCGCGCCGGCTCGGTCTCTGGCAGGTCCCGCTACCGGAGGCCCGGGACGCCGCCGCCCTGCGCGCGCTCGAGGGGCGCTTCGTCGTGGTCGAGGGTGTGGTCCGCCATGTCGGCGAGCGGTCCGCCCGCACCTACCTCGATTTCGTACGGCGGGGCGAGGACGGGCTCACGGTCACAGTGTCGAAACGCACTTGGCGCAGGGTGCTGGAACATGGTTTGAGTGCGGCGGGGCTCACCGGCCGGCGCGTGCGGGTGCGCGGCATCCTCGAGATCCGGCGCGGGCCGGTGATCGACGTGACGGTGCCGGAACTGGTCGAGCCGCTCGACGGGACGGAGGACGGGCGCCGCGGCGCCGATTCGGGGCATGCAGAGGGGCGCGGAACAGGCCGGGACCGGTGA
- a CDS encoding M48 family metalloprotease — protein MQRGAEQAGTGERRACAPAGVRARVRALLVGFGLAGVLAGCAAEQTGAVLAPAAVTVPAEAPRTTGRQRPADSDHLKLVASFGGEYRSPATLQLLGEVTDRLVRASDRPDQTYAVTLLDSSVVNAFALPSGRLYVTRGLLALASDTSEIAAVLAHEIAHVTLAHATARTELELRSQLVSRVVADVLNDPTTGAQLQNQSRFALARFSREQELEADGVGVRTLARAGYDPYGAGRFLTSLNRTLALKTGTGAPGEPDMLATHPGTAERIALVTRAARRSGAPGIGVDDRARYLAAIDGLAYGDNPGEGAVRGRRFIHPSLGIAFEVPDGFAIENTRNAVLGTTPEGSRRLLFDQVDAESGQGLDAVLKATWNDAIEPGSVELREVGPYPAATALSRGKDWTFRLAALRVGDATYRMIMAAKGATDPDPAFRRWIASLAAVSPSETQALRPLRLQVVQASSQSAEDLARRMAVPDRALDRFLVLNGLERGAALRPGQSYKIVTE, from the coding sequence ATGCAGAGGGGCGCGGAACAGGCCGGGACCGGTGAGAGGCGCGCGTGCGCGCCTGCGGGCGTGCGGGCGAGGGTCCGCGCGCTGCTGGTCGGGTTCGGGCTCGCGGGCGTCCTGGCGGGCTGCGCCGCCGAGCAGACCGGCGCCGTGCTGGCGCCCGCCGCCGTCACCGTTCCGGCCGAGGCCCCGCGCACCACCGGCCGGCAGCGCCCGGCCGATTCGGACCACCTCAAGCTCGTCGCCTCCTTCGGCGGCGAGTACCGCTCCCCGGCCACGCTCCAGCTCCTCGGCGAGGTTACCGACCGGCTGGTGCGGGCGAGCGACCGGCCGGACCAGACCTACGCGGTGACGTTGCTCGATTCCTCTGTGGTCAACGCCTTCGCGCTGCCGAGCGGCCGGCTCTACGTCACCCGCGGCCTCCTGGCGCTCGCCTCCGACACCTCGGAGATCGCCGCGGTGCTGGCTCACGAGATCGCCCACGTCACGCTCGCCCACGCCACCGCCCGCACGGAGCTTGAGCTGCGCTCGCAGCTCGTCAGCCGCGTGGTGGCGGACGTGCTGAACGACCCCACGACCGGCGCGCAGCTGCAGAACCAGTCCCGCTTCGCGCTCGCCCGCTTCTCCCGCGAGCAGGAACTGGAGGCGGACGGCGTCGGCGTCCGGACGCTGGCGCGGGCGGGCTACGACCCCTACGGCGCGGGCCGCTTCCTCACGAGCCTCAACCGCACCCTGGCGCTCAAGACCGGCACCGGGGCACCGGGCGAGCCCGACATGCTGGCGACCCATCCGGGCACGGCCGAGCGCATCGCCCTGGTGACGCGGGCCGCCCGCCGCAGCGGCGCGCCGGGAATCGGCGTGGACGACCGGGCGCGCTACCTCGCGGCGATCGACGGGCTCGCCTACGGCGACAATCCCGGCGAGGGCGCGGTGCGGGGCCGGCGCTTCATCCATCCGAGCCTCGGCATCGCCTTCGAGGTTCCGGACGGCTTCGCGATCGAGAACACCCGCAACGCCGTGCTGGGCACCACGCCGGAGGGCAGCCGCCGCCTGCTCTTCGATCAGGTGGACGCGGAATCCGGCCAGGGCCTCGATGCGGTGCTCAAGGCGACGTGGAACGACGCGATCGAGCCGGGCTCGGTGGAGCTGCGCGAGGTCGGCCCCTACCCGGCCGCCACCGCCCTGTCGCGCGGCAAGGACTGGACCTTCCGGCTCGCGGCGCTCCGGGTGGGCGATGCCACCTACCGCATGATCATGGCCGCCAAGGGCGCGACCGACCCCGATCCCGCCTTCCGGCGCTGGATCGCGAGCCTGGCGGCCGTCTCCCCGTCCGAGACGCAGGCGCTGCGCCCCCTGCGCCTTCAGGTGGTCCAGGCCTCCTCGCAGAGCGCCGAAGACCTCGCCCGCCGCATGGCCGTGCCCGACCGGGCCCTCGACCGCTTCCTCGTCCTCAACGGGCTGGAGCGCGGCGCCGCCCTGCGGCCGGGCCAGAGCTACAAGATCGTGACGGAGTGA
- a CDS encoding MBL fold metallo-hydrolase — MVQQIRVDPNARADDPRADAERDDATHEVRPDLAYQRHVIVNVAYIGRPGEAGWVLVDAGFPGTRARIEAAAEARFGGARPAAILLTHGHFDHVGVLEDLAAAWNVPVYAHRLERPYLDGSAAYPPGDASVGGGAMALASPLFPTKPVDVSAQLRDLPEDGNIPELPGWRWIHTPGHSPGHVSLWRESDRTVIAGDAFITTASESAYESIVQTPEIHGPPKYLTIDWPAARDSVRALAALMPDLAITGHGRALAGTELRRGLDALAADFDRIAVPDQGRYVERPRRAEDGSAYRTP; from the coding sequence ATGGTCCAGCAGATCCGGGTCGATCCGAACGCGCGGGCGGACGATCCGCGCGCCGATGCCGAGCGCGACGACGCCACCCACGAGGTCCGGCCCGACCTCGCCTACCAGCGCCACGTCATCGTCAACGTCGCCTATATCGGGCGGCCCGGCGAGGCCGGCTGGGTGCTGGTCGATGCGGGCTTCCCTGGCACCCGGGCGCGGATCGAGGCCGCGGCCGAGGCCCGCTTTGGCGGCGCGCGGCCGGCCGCGATCCTGCTCACCCACGGGCATTTCGACCATGTGGGCGTGCTGGAGGATCTGGCGGCGGCCTGGAACGTGCCGGTCTACGCCCACCGCCTGGAGCGGCCCTATCTCGACGGCAGCGCCGCCTACCCTCCGGGCGACGCGAGCGTCGGCGGCGGCGCGATGGCGCTGGCCTCGCCGCTCTTCCCGACGAAGCCCGTGGACGTCTCCGCGCAGCTGCGCGACCTGCCCGAGGACGGCAACATCCCGGAACTGCCGGGCTGGCGCTGGATCCACACGCCCGGCCACTCGCCCGGCCACGTCTCCCTGTGGCGCGAGAGTGACCGCACGGTGATCGCGGGCGATGCCTTCATCACCACGGCGAGCGAGTCGGCCTACGAGTCGATCGTGCAGACGCCCGAGATCCACGGGCCGCCCAAGTACCTGACCATCGACTGGCCGGCCGCGCGCGACTCGGTTCGGGCGCTGGCCGCCCTGATGCCGGACCTCGCGATCACCGGGCATGGCCGGGCCCTCGCCGGGACCGAGCTGCGCCGCGGCCTCGACGCGCTCGCGGCCGATTTCGACCGCATCGCCGTGCCGGACCAGGGCCGCTACGTCGAGCGGCCCCGGCGCGCCGAGGACGGCTCCGCCTACCGGACGCCCTGA
- a CDS encoding efflux RND transporter periplasmic adaptor subunit, with protein sequence MPDLPRTDAETPMDARNPLEPEARTGEARAPRRVGLLPVAAVLLGLVALVAAVAVFPQPVRDAAERAIAFVQGLTGGGEAAEEAAERAEVASSAERIFRPTREQRAAFEIHPVATMTFRPEGTAEGRIALNEDDNVPVAAPYSGRVTKVLARAGDEVKAGAVLLTLEATDMVQAQNDYQAALNNLQKQQALLKLDQTIAARQQELFAARAVALKDYQSAQNDVIAAQSDLKTAEATLDAVKNRLRLMGKTDAEIAAFEKNGRLSSEVEIRAPIAGTIVQRKVGVGQYLSSSSDPSFVIGDLSTVWLIANVRESEIPKIRIGQEVEARVAGFGARIFKARVNYMAASLDPATRRLAVRSEVDNPERLLKPEMFATFTIVTGKPQPSPAVPLAAIVYEGAAAHVWVAKADGSIVARAVKLGLINGENAQVVEGLNPGEEVVTRGALFIDRAASGDKAS encoded by the coding sequence ATGCCAGACCTGCCCCGGACCGACGCCGAGACACCGATGGACGCCCGCAATCCTCTGGAGCCCGAAGCGCGTACCGGCGAGGCGCGCGCCCCGCGCCGCGTCGGTCTCCTGCCCGTCGCCGCCGTCCTGCTCGGCCTCGTCGCGCTGGTCGCGGCCGTGGCCGTGTTCCCGCAGCCCGTGCGCGACGCCGCGGAGCGCGCGATCGCCTTCGTTCAGGGCCTTACCGGTGGCGGCGAGGCCGCGGAGGAGGCGGCGGAGCGGGCCGAGGTGGCCTCCTCGGCCGAGCGCATCTTCCGCCCGACGCGGGAGCAGCGCGCCGCCTTCGAGATCCATCCGGTCGCCACCATGACCTTCCGGCCCGAGGGCACGGCGGAGGGGCGCATCGCGCTCAACGAGGACGACAACGTGCCGGTTGCCGCGCCCTATTCGGGCCGGGTCACGAAGGTTCTGGCGCGGGCGGGCGACGAGGTGAAGGCCGGCGCCGTGCTGCTGACGCTGGAGGCCACCGACATGGTCCAGGCGCAGAACGACTACCAGGCCGCGCTCAACAACCTGCAGAAGCAGCAGGCGCTGCTGAAGCTCGACCAGACCATCGCGGCCCGCCAGCAGGAGCTGTTCGCCGCCCGCGCCGTGGCGCTGAAGGACTACCAGTCCGCCCAGAACGACGTGATCGCGGCCCAGAGCGACCTGAAGACCGCCGAGGCGACGCTGGACGCGGTGAAGAACCGCCTGCGCCTCATGGGCAAGACCGATGCGGAGATCGCGGCCTTCGAGAAGAACGGCCGGCTCAGCTCCGAGGTCGAGATCCGGGCGCCGATCGCCGGTACCATCGTGCAGCGGAAGGTCGGCGTCGGTCAGTATCTCTCCTCGTCGAGCGACCCGTCCTTCGTCATCGGCGACCTCTCGACCGTCTGGCTGATCGCCAACGTGCGCGAGAGCGAGATCCCGAAGATCCGTATCGGCCAGGAGGTCGAGGCGCGGGTGGCCGGCTTCGGCGCGCGCATCTTCAAGGCACGGGTCAACTACATGGCGGCCAGCCTCGACCCGGCGACGCGCCGGCTCGCCGTGCGCAGCGAGGTCGACAACCCCGAGCGCCTGCTCAAGCCCGAGATGTTCGCGACCTTCACCATCGTCACCGGCAAGCCGCAGCCCTCGCCCGCGGTGCCGCTGGCCGCGATCGTCTACGAGGGCGCGGCGGCCCATGTCTGGGTGGCGAAGGCGGACGGCAGCATCGTTGCCCGCGCGGTCAAGCTCGGGCTGATCAACGGCGAGAACGCGCAGGTGGTCGAGGGACTGAACCCGGGCGAGGAGGTCGTCACCCGCGGCGCCCTGTTCATCGACCGGGCCGCCTCCGGCGACAAGGCCTCCTGA